The window TCCTCGTTCACCGCCATCGCGTAGAGCGTGATCCACTCCATCGCGTGCGCCAACGGGTCGCCCTCCGCCCGCAGTTGGCGTGCGGTCACCGAGGCCCTACGCCGCACCCGCAGCCCGCCCGGCAGGATGCCCTCGCGCGACATACCGCGCGACACGCACGCCTGCATCACCCGCCAGATCTCCAGCAGGCCGGTGCGGATCTCCTCCTCCGTGCGCCAGGCCCGCTCGTTCTCCAGCATCAGGGACGAGATCGAAAGGCCCGTCTCCTTGGTCAGGCGCAGCAGCTCGTCGCCGGTGCGGAAGGGGTACTTCAGCACCGTGTCGTCGAGCTTGATGCGGTCCGCGCCCACCGCGTCCTCGTCCACGACGAAGCCGCCGCCGACCGAGTAGTACGTCTTCGACAGGAGCTCCGCGCCCGAGGCGTCGAACGCCCATATCGTCATGCCGTTCGCGTGGTACGGCAGCGCCTTGCGCCGGTGCAGGATCAGGTCGTCGTCGAAGGAGAAGGGGATCTCGTGATCGCCCAGGAGCGACAGACGGCCCCCGGACCTGATCGCCGAGACCCGGTCGTCCGCCGTCTCCACGTCCACTGTCCGGGGAGACTCGCCCTCCAGGCCGAGCAGTACGGCCTTCGGGGTGCCGTGGCCGTGTCCGGTCGCGCCCAGGGAGCCGTACAGCTCGCAGCGGACCGAGGCGACGGACTCCAGCAGCCCTTCGTTGCGCAGGCGCCGTGCGAACAGGCCGGCCGCACGCATCGGGCCGACCGTGTGGGAGCTCGACGGGCCGATGCCGATCGAGAACAGGTCGAAGACCGAGATGGCCACGGGAACTCCTCAAGAGAGGGCAGGGGGCGCACTTCGTCGGGCGCCCCCCACCAGGGAACTACTACTTGCTCAAACCGGGATACAGCGGGTGCTTGTCGGCAAGCGCCGTGACCCGGGCCTTCAGCGCCTCCACGTCGTACGACGGCTTCAGCGCCTGTGCGATCACGTCCGCGACCTCGGCGAAGTCCTCGGCCGTGAAGCCGCGGGTGGCCAGGGCGGGCGTGCCGATCCGGAGACCGGACGTCACCATCGGCGGACGCGGGTCGTTCGGGACGGCGTTGCGGTTGACCGTGATACCGACCTCGTGGAGACGGTCCTCGGCCTGCTGGCCGTCCAGTTCGGACTCGCGCAGGTCCACCAGCAGCAGGTGGACGTCGGTGCCGCCGGACAGGACGTTGACCCCGGCTTCGCGGGCGTCGGCCGCCGTGAGCCGCTCGGCGAGGATGCGCGCGCCCTCCACCGTACGCCGCTGGCGCTCCTTGAACTCCTCCGAGGCGGCGACCTTGAAGGAGACCGCCTTGGCCGCGATCACATGCTCCAGGGGACCGCCCTGGAAGCCCGGGAAGACGGCGGAGTTCAGCTTCTTCGCGAACTCCTTGCCCCGAGCGAGGATGATGCCACCGCGCGGACCGCCCAGGGTCTTGTGCGTGGTGGAGGTGACGACATCGGCGTACGGCACCGGGTTCTCGTGCAGCCCCGCCGCAACCAGACCGGCGAAGTGCGCCATGTCGACCCACAGATACGCCTCGACCTCGTCGGCGATCCGGCGGAACTCCGCGAAGTCCAGCTGCCGCGGGTACGCCGACCAGCCGGCGATGATCACCTTCGGGCGGTGCTCCTTGGCGAGCCGCTCGACCTCGGCCATGTCGACGAGACCGGCATCGTCCACGTGATACGCGACCACGTTGAACTGCTTGCCGGAGAAGTTCAGCCGCATCCCGTGGGTCAGATGGCCGCCGTGGGCCAGGTCCAGACCGAGGATGGTGTCACCGGGCTGGGCCAGCGCGAACAGCGCGGCCTGGTTGGCGGAGGCACCGGAGTGCGGCTGGACGTTGGCGTACTCGGCGCCGAACAGGTCCTTGACCCGGTCGATCGCGATCTGCTCGGTCACGTCGACGTGCTCGCAGCCGCCGTAGTAGCGGCGGCCGGGGTAGCCCTCGGCGTACTTGTTGGTGAGGACGGTGCCCTGGGCCTCCATGACGGCGACCGGAGCGAAGTTCTCCGAGGCGATCATTTCCAGGGTGGACTGCTGGCGGTGCAGCTCGGCGTCGACCGCGGCGGCGACCTCCGGGTCGAGCTCGTGCAAGGGCGTGTTCAGGACGGACATGCGTCTACGACTCCTCAGCCGGCGGAAAAGGCGGTGTACTCGTCGGCGGAGAGCAGGTCGGCCGGCTCCTCCGCGATGCGTACCTTGAACAGCCAGCCGCCCTCGAAGGGGGCGGAGTTCACCAGCGACGGGTCGTTGACGACGTCCTCGTTGATCTCGGCGACCTCGCCGTTGACCGGGGAGTACAGGTCGGAGACCGACTTGGTGGACTCCAGCTCGCCGCAGGACTCGCCCGCTTCGACGGTGGAACCGACCTCGGGGAGCTGGGCGTAGACGACGTCACCGAGCGCGTTGGCCGCGAACTCCGTGATGCCGACCGTCGAGACGCCGTCCTCGGCGACCGACAGCCACTCGTGCTCCTTGCTGTAGCGCAGCTGCTGGGGGTTGCTCATGGCCTGAATTCTCCTGTACGCGGGGGAGTGCTGATGAATGGGGGACTGCTGAAGGCGTGCGTGAGCAGCGGTGATGTGCTCAGCATCACCTACGGCTACTACTTCTGGCGCTTGTAGAAGGGCAGCGCCACGACCTCGTACGGCTCGTGGCTGCCCCGGATGTCCACGCCGACCCCGGCCGTGCCCGGCGCCGAGTGCGCGGCGTCGACGTAGGCCATGGCGATCGGCTTGCCCAGCGTGGGGGAGGGGGCGCCGGAGGTGACCTCGCCGATGACCTCGCCGCCCGCGACGACCGGGTACCCGGCGCGCGGGACCCGGCGGCCCTCGGCGATCAGGCCGACCAGGACGCGGGGCGGGTTCTCCGAGGCGCGGGAGGCAGCCTCGGTGAGCGCCTCGCGCCCGACGAAGTCGCCCTCCTTCTCGAACTTGACCACGCGGCCGAGCCCGGCGTCGAAGGGGGTCAGGTCGGTCGTGAGCTCGTGGCCGTACAGCGGCATGCCCGCTTCCAGGCGCAAGGTGTCCCGGCAGGACAGGCCGCAGGGGATCAAGCCCACCGAAGAACCCGCCTTGGTCAGCGCCTGCCACAGTTCGACCGCGTCCTCGGGCTTCACGAACAGCTCGAAGCCGTCCTCGCCGGTGTACCCGGTGCGCGCGATCAGCGCGGGGACGCCCGCGACGGTGCCGGGCAGCCCGGCGTAGTACTTCAGACCGTCGAGGTCGGCGTCGGTGAGCGAGCCCAGGATGCCCGGGGACTCGGGGCCCTGGACGGCGATCAGCGCGTAGGCGTCCCGGTCGTCGCGGACCTCGGCGTCGAAACCGGCGGAACGATCCATCAGTGCGTCCAGCACCACCTGGGCGTTGGAGGCGTTGGCGACGACCATGTACTCGGTCTCCGCGAGCCGGTAGACGATCAGGTCGTCCAGGATGCCGCCGTCGGCGCGGCAGATCATGGTGTAGCGGGCGCGGCCGGTCTTCACGCCCCCGATGTTCCCGACGAGGGCGTAGTCGAGAAGCGCGGCGGCCTGCGGGCCCGTGACGGTGATCTCGCCCATGTGGGAGAGATCGAACAGGCCGGCCTGGGTGCGCACGGCGTTGTGCTCGTCGCGCTCGGAGCCGTAACGCAGCGGCATGTCCCAGCCGGCGAAGTCGGTCATCGTCGCGCCCAGCGAGCGATGCAGGGCATCGAGGGCGGTACGGCGGGGTTCGGTACTGCTCATCGGACGGTCGTCTCCCAAGGCATGACGGCGAGGTCGTTCCTCCCCATCTGTCATCGGAACCTGAGAGGTTCGTCATGACCGCGCCGGGGCATGACTTGCACCTTGGGTGGGACCACCGGAAACGGCGGTCCGCTTTTCAGATGTGCCTCGCCCGCGCGGTAACGGGGCCTGAGAGATTCAAGGGAGGGACTTGCTCCTTCGGCGCCCCAGCTGAAAGCTGGGGACTCTCCCGCGCGGATTCAAACGGCCGGTATGCAGTTGGCGCGGCCATCATTGCATGGCGGGGGCGTCCGTGGGCAGGCCGCATCTGTAACCGGCTTGTGGCGGTACGCGCACGAAAACGCGAGAGATCGGCCATTACCTTCTCTTTACGCTCAGTGGGGAGGGGAGCTCCCGACCCTGGAGGAGGACGATGACGGTGAACAGGACCACGGCGTACGCGACCACGTCGGGTCTCGCGCTGCCCAAGCAGCCCGTGGCCCCGGCCCTCGAAGCCTGCGGCACGATCCCCGCACCCGTCGTCCGAGACCTGCGGGAGCGGGACGGCCGCAGTCCGCATGCCCTGCTCTTCGGCCCCAAGGACCTCGTCGTGATCACCGGCCTGCCCGGCAGCGGCAAGTCCACGCTGATGCGCCGCGCGGTGAAGGGCCGGCGCATCGACTCCCAGGACACCCGCGACCGCTGGGACGCCCGGATGCCGGGCTATTTGCCGTACGCGGTCTACCGTCCCCTCGTCCGGCTCGCCCACTACGCCGGGCTGTGGCGCGCCCTGCGCTCCGGCGAGGGTGTCGTCGTGCACGACTGCGGTACGCAGGCCTGGGTGCGCGGCTGGCTGGCCCGCGAGGCGCGGCGCCGGGGCGGCACCCTGCATCTGCTGCTCCTCGACGTCACACCGGACCAGGCGCTGGAGGGTCAGCGCGAGCGCGGTCGCGGTGTCTCGCGGTACGCCTTCCTGCGGCACCGCTCGGCGGCGGGCCGGCTGCTGCGCGCGGTGGAGCAGGGCGAGCTGCCGCAGGGCTGCGGTTCTGCGGTGCTGATCGACCGGCCCGCGGCGGGCGTGCTGCGCCGGATCGGCTTCACGGGCTGAGCCCCGGTCCTCCACAGGCGCTAGCCTTTTCAGCCACATCAGTGGTTCACGGCAGGCGGTCAGACAGATGGACTTCCCGGCGGATCTCCCCGCGGACTTTCCGGCGCAGGCACACCCCCATCCGCACGGCGGATGGCCCGGCAACGAGCTGGAGGAGGTGCTCTCCGCCTCCCTCGGCGTGCCCACGGCGGGCGGCCGGATCATCGAGGTCCTCGGCCGCAGCTACGTCTGGGTCCCGCTGCCCGCCGGCGGCGGCCCGCACAGCGGCCCGCTGGACCTGCCCACGCTGGAGATCGAGGGCCAGGCCTACGTCCCGGTCTTCAGCTCCGAGGAACAGTTCCGCCAGGTCGTCGGCTCGCACATGTCGTACACGATCGCCCCGGCGGTGGAATTCGCCCGCGGCCTGCCCCCGCAGGTGGGCATGGCGATCAACCCCGACGGCGTGGTGGG of the Streptomyces sp. NBC_00287 genome contains:
- a CDS encoding L-serine ammonia-lyase; amino-acid sequence: MAISVFDLFSIGIGPSSSHTVGPMRAAGLFARRLRNEGLLESVASVRCELYGSLGATGHGHGTPKAVLLGLEGESPRTVDVETADDRVSAIRSGGRLSLLGDHEIPFSFDDDLILHRRKALPYHANGMTIWAFDASGAELLSKTYYSVGGGFVVDEDAVGADRIKLDDTVLKYPFRTGDELLRLTKETGLSISSLMLENERAWRTEEEIRTGLLEIWRVMQACVSRGMSREGILPGGLRVRRRASVTARQLRAEGDPLAHAMEWITLYAMAVNEENAAGGRVVTAPTNGAAGIIPAVLHYYINFVPGADEDGVVRFLLAAGAIGMLFKENASISGAEVGCQGEVGSACSMAAGALAEVLGGSPEQVENAAEIGMEHNLGLTCDPVGGLVQIPCIERNGMAAVKAVTAAKMAMRGDGSHKVSLDKVIKTMKDTGADMSVKYKETARGGLAVNIIEC
- the glyA gene encoding serine hydroxymethyltransferase, which gives rise to MSVLNTPLHELDPEVAAAVDAELHRQQSTLEMIASENFAPVAVMEAQGTVLTNKYAEGYPGRRYYGGCEHVDVTEQIAIDRVKDLFGAEYANVQPHSGASANQAALFALAQPGDTILGLDLAHGGHLTHGMRLNFSGKQFNVVAYHVDDAGLVDMAEVERLAKEHRPKVIIAGWSAYPRQLDFAEFRRIADEVEAYLWVDMAHFAGLVAAGLHENPVPYADVVTSTTHKTLGGPRGGIILARGKEFAKKLNSAVFPGFQGGPLEHVIAAKAVSFKVAASEEFKERQRRTVEGARILAERLTAADAREAGVNVLSGGTDVHLLLVDLRESELDGQQAEDRLHEVGITVNRNAVPNDPRPPMVTSGLRIGTPALATRGFTAEDFAEVADVIAQALKPSYDVEALKARVTALADKHPLYPGLSK
- the gcvH gene encoding glycine cleavage system protein GcvH, with translation MSNPQQLRYSKEHEWLSVAEDGVSTVGITEFAANALGDVVYAQLPEVGSTVEAGESCGELESTKSVSDLYSPVNGEVAEINEDVVNDPSLVNSAPFEGGWLFKVRIAEEPADLLSADEYTAFSAG
- the gcvT gene encoding glycine cleavage system aminomethyltransferase GcvT; amino-acid sequence: MSSTEPRRTALDALHRSLGATMTDFAGWDMPLRYGSERDEHNAVRTQAGLFDLSHMGEITVTGPQAAALLDYALVGNIGGVKTGRARYTMICRADGGILDDLIVYRLAETEYMVVANASNAQVVLDALMDRSAGFDAEVRDDRDAYALIAVQGPESPGILGSLTDADLDGLKYYAGLPGTVAGVPALIARTGYTGEDGFELFVKPEDAVELWQALTKAGSSVGLIPCGLSCRDTLRLEAGMPLYGHELTTDLTPFDAGLGRVVKFEKEGDFVGREALTEAASRASENPPRVLVGLIAEGRRVPRAGYPVVAGGEVIGEVTSGAPSPTLGKPIAMAYVDAAHSAPGTAGVGVDIRGSHEPYEVVALPFYKRQK
- a CDS encoding AAA family ATPase, giving the protein MTVNRTTAYATTSGLALPKQPVAPALEACGTIPAPVVRDLRERDGRSPHALLFGPKDLVVITGLPGSGKSTLMRRAVKGRRIDSQDTRDRWDARMPGYLPYAVYRPLVRLAHYAGLWRALRSGEGVVVHDCGTQAWVRGWLAREARRRGGTLHLLLLDVTPDQALEGQRERGRGVSRYAFLRHRSAAGRLLRAVEQGELPQGCGSAVLIDRPAAGVLRRIGFTG